A genomic region of Saccopteryx bilineata isolate mSacBil1 chromosome 1, mSacBil1_pri_phased_curated, whole genome shotgun sequence contains the following coding sequences:
- the CCDC89 gene encoding coiled-coil domain-containing protein 89, whose amino-acid sequence MALRMDTPLSEESLERQNKILDNQEEEMGFKELDGLKEALANLQELSEEGKSEKAMLHSRIHEQSLLICILKRRSDEALERCQVLELLNTELEDKRMLEAKKLKDKSEYALKLEDRFMTLAANHEAMIRFKDEHKSQNIKLREENEKLKLENDSLFSQALKDQEANVLQLTAQNETLAKELETLKQRYAQDACRAQAREKELQDLQSQQTRAHTKETEQLHSQLQSLKQQHQQAMEQMAKAEQAHSSLSQELQARLQTVTQEKEELLQLSMERGKVLQNKQAEIRLLEEKLETAEVARRRALERFEQEAVAVDSNLRVRELQRRVDRIQKAYDELTLQSEAFKKHSLDLLSKERELNAKLRHLFP is encoded by the coding sequence ATGGCTCTCAGGATGGACACGCCACTCTCTGAAGAATCCTTAGAAAGGCAAAACAAAATACTGGACAACCAGGAAGAGGAGATGGGGTTTAAGGAATTAGACGGCCTGAAGGAAGCCCTGGCGAACCTCCAGGAACTGTCcgaggaggggaagagtgagaaggCCATGCTTCACTCCCGCATCCATGAGCAGTCCCTGCTCATCTGCATCCTGAAGCGGAGGTCAGATGAGGCCCTGGAGCGCTGCCAGGTCCTGGAGCTGCTCAACACAGAGCTGGAGGACAAGAGGATGCTGGAGGCCAAGAAGCTGAAGGACAAGAGCGAGTATGCCCTGAAGCTGGAGGACCGCTTCATGACCCTGGCAGCCAACCACGAGGCGATGATCCGCTTCAAGGATGAACACAAGAGTCAGAACATCAAGTTGAGAGAGGAGAATGAGAAGCTGAAGCTGGAGAACGACAGCCTCTTCAGCCAGGCTCTCAAGGACCAGGAGGCCAATGTCCTGCAGCTCACTGCCCAGAATGAGACCCTGGCCAAGGAGCTGGAGACACTGAAACAGAGGTATGCCCAGGATGCCTGCCGGGCACAGGCCCGAGAGAAGGAGCTGCAGGATCTGCAGAGCCAGCAGACACGTGCCCACACCAAGGAAACGGAGCAGCTGCACAGCCAGCTGCAGAGCCTCAAGCAGCAGCACCAGCAGGCCATGGAGCAGATGGCAAAGGCCGAGCAGGCCCACAGCAGCCTGAGCCAGGAGCTGCAGGCCAGGCTGCAGACCGTCACTCAGGAGAAAGAGGAGCTGCTACAGCTGTCCATGGAGAGAGGCAAGGTGCTTCAGAACAAGCAAGCAGAGATCCgcctgctggaggagaagttggAGACAGCAGAGGTGGCCCGGAGACGAGCACTAGAGCGGTTTGAGCAAGAGGCGGTGGCTGTGGACAGTAACCTGAGAGTCCGGGAACTTCAGCGCAGGGTAGACAGGATCCAGAAGGCCTACGATGAACTCACGCTGCAGTCAGAAGCCTTCAAAAAGCACAGCCTGGATCTTTTAAGCAAGGAGAGAGAACTCAATGCCAAACTCCGCCATCTCTTTCCATAA